A single region of the Candidatus Ancaeobacter aquaticus genome encodes:
- a CDS encoding methyltransferase domain-containing protein translates to MKIIDWLKLPEVNKIDCLDERETTLLYAQVIKKKHFLNLLYRDFYRNLVETVKDSSGKSVIELGSGGGFVKEVFPQIITSDIIHVPGLDLQFSVERIPFKKDSVDVYIMIDVLHHIDNVEMCLDELCRSLKIGGKIVMIEPANTIWSRFIYSKFHQENFDIKANWHSASSNPLFSANGALPWIIFVRDRKIYEEKYSALRIQKIKTHTPIRYLISGGVTMRQLLPSCTYNCIRYFEKLMAPLNKYIGMFLTIEIRKIK, encoded by the coding sequence ATGAAGATTATTGATTGGTTAAAACTTCCGGAAGTAAATAAGATTGATTGCTTGGATGAGAGAGAAACAACTTTGTTGTATGCGCAGGTTATAAAGAAGAAACATTTTTTGAATCTTTTGTATAGAGATTTTTATCGTAACTTAGTCGAAACAGTAAAAGATAGTAGTGGAAAATCTGTAATTGAACTTGGTAGTGGGGGTGGTTTTGTTAAAGAGGTATTTCCTCAGATAATAACATCAGACATTATTCATGTGCCAGGTTTAGATCTTCAATTTTCTGTTGAAAGAATTCCTTTTAAGAAGGATTCGGTTGATGTTTATATTATGATTGACGTGCTACATCATATAGACAACGTTGAAATGTGCTTAGATGAGTTGTGTCGATCTCTCAAGATAGGAGGAAAGATAGTAATGATAGAGCCCGCCAATACTATCTGGAGTCGATTTATTTATAGTAAATTCCATCAGGAGAACTTCGATATTAAAGCAAATTGGCATTCTGCATCAAGTAATCCTTTGTTTTCAGCAAATGGGGCACTTCCATGGATAATTTTTGTTAGGGATAGAAAGATATATGAAGAAAAATATTCCGCATTACGTATCCAGAAAATAAAAACTCATACACCTATTAGGTATTTGATAAGCGGCGGTGTTACAATGCGACAGTTATTGCCTTCTTGTACATATAATTGCATAAGATATTTTGAAAAGCTTATGGCTCCTTTGAATAAATACATTGGTATGTTTTTAACGATAGAGATTCGAAAGATTAAATAG